The Malus sylvestris chromosome 3, drMalSylv7.2, whole genome shotgun sequence genomic sequence AAAATTGTGGTAGCATGTTTTAATGTAGTCAGCCAAGTTCTGTTTCTACTCAAATGCAGCTAGAACTTCAAAGGTATAGCGTTTCTCATGAGTTTACTTGTACCTTTACTTCCAGTAGAATCAACAAGTAAAAAGAAACTGACCACCGACAAATCTCTCCATTCAATCAAGGAGCTCGAGAGAGATCAATCATCAACTAAATGTAAGGAATAAACATGCCACTGTCACGGCTTGGCAAGGCATGTCATGGCATGACTTAACAAGAGGCGGAAAAGCCAAGGCAAGCCGTGGCCTAGACAACCCAAGACATGTCACGGTCTAGCACAGCATCACTCAGCAAGCGTAAGTGTAGTCCAAACAAAATACATAGATACAAAAATGAACCGATTGACATTTGAACTTCAAAACGTGATTACAAGGCTAAGAGCCTTCCTCTTCACCAATTTAAACACAGCAGCATAGAAATTGGCTGCCGATGAAGATATCATCAAGTTGGAAAGTAAATTGTACTATTCAAAAACCAAACATATGTATTGTGAATCTACAGCATGAAAAGTACTCGAAAATGAAAGATTGCAATACCGTTCTATATCATGGACGTAAATGCACTTGGCCTTCTGAACAaacccagaaggcagaaaatcTCAGTATTTAACTCACTAGCATATCGTCCCTCCTGGTGTAACTTGCTCTTGAGGGAAAAAACAGATCCTCATATGCTTGCACAATCTCACTAAGTAAGATCAGCACACTAATTCTCCTTAATTTACGGATCTCTTTATTCGTTACTCCTTTTCTTATTCTTAAACAACAAGCTGCAACTTGTGCGTATGTATATAATTCTTAATCATTAATGTGAAACACGATGAGAGCTTGTCCTCCTCCTTTTTAGTTCTTTTGTTACTTCTTTCAAggaggtttttttttccttgtacgcaggaaaccttttattttatacaACAATTATCGTTCATGAGATTTGAACTAAGGATCTCCTTTCACACACGACCTAGACCAATTTTAAAGGTTTCGTTTGACAACTATGCAAGTATTTACAATATAGTTGTATTATGTATTCATCAACTGTTGTATATAAAATTGGAACTTACGATCCCTTCCAGCATTATTGAGAATAACCTACAATATAATGTGTAATTAACCATCAATTCTAGCATCggattataaaataaaatgttaaaataCATATGAGCACACCACCCGGTTAATTATAGAGCATATGCCAGCATTTAAAGGTTTCGTTTGACAACTATGTTCAGGATCTCATGTTCCATTCTGCTTCATCAAGCATATGGCCAATCCGTGGGCAATCCGTGGCCTACCCTCAATGGTCATGTCTTCCGTGGCCATTGGCATCAATTGCCACGGTAGAATCCATGGCCATTGCTAAAATTTCTAATAATGTAGACCGCAAGGTTGACGTGGAAAATTAAAGAGGGCACTTCACAATTTTTTAtacaaacagaaaaaaaaatgtaaaatcatAACCAGAAACATAAAGATCTATTTATAGCAATACAAAAACAATTATTCGGTCAACAAATAACTCCCAACTCAcaaagattataaaaaaaatctctaaaatTATTAATAATAGGCATTTTAACCAAAATGATACTTGAGATTGACatgatttatttttgtttggcGGGCTATATTTGTAGCGCACAATGTAGATGATCTCATCATTTCATTGGGGTTCCATTAATTTTCACAAGAATGAACCTTACCCTCAACCTCAAGAACGACCTAAAGAATAGATGGTCGTGATTGCAGTGCATAATTGTGTGAAAGAAGATAAGATGTTGGTGTGAGAATTCAAGAACACAGAAAGAGAGTGAACGCACAGAGAGAAGAGTTTATAGAATTGCAAGAAATGTACTACTTATATTGGTTATACAAAGCTTACTCAGTAAGTTAATCTTAAAGGGTAAAGATCCTATGTAAGATTCTAATCTTAACTAACTCATAACAGCTCATAACCAACTTGTCTAACAACTCCATTGATCTTCTGACAAGTAGCATTCTGTCATCCTTTGATTTCATAATTCTTACAGTTGGCATGTATCTTAAAATATGAAAACACCCTCCTCTCTGGAAGTTGATCGGATAGCATGTGATACATATAAAAACCATGGCAACCTTCCCATGAGAAAGCTATGGCATGCATCACTCGAATCTTGTATtgtatttcattaattttgtcATCGTTGTCAATACACGAAACACgtttccaataaaaaaaacaatgagaAACGTGACTGGTTGTTATGTTGTATTGCTccaaattataatattattaaataaaaactcaaattttgtCCCAGATTCGTCTCATTAAACCAACTCCAATCCTTGGAGTAAGTTATAAATTTCCCTTCTATTCCCCCATTTCATTCCAACCCTTGTTCTAAAATAGAGTTAAGTCttacaactaaaaaaaaagccAGATTCCAGCCAAGATTAATGGTGAAGCCCAAATGTGAGAGTGGAACAGATGAAATTGGATGACAAGCGCCCAAATTCACGCGCGCCACTCAAGGCACGCTCTTCAGCCAACTTCAAAGCTGCAAAGTGCAGCCCTTGCGGCCCCCACCCATATGGGTATGTCTCCCACTTGTCTGCCAATAAAACTGAACTCAAACGACTATTTTGGTTGATCAACGACTCATATTTAAATGGACTGTTGGTTATCCAAACGGTCCATATTTATTAAATCTCATTATCCCGGGTATCACGCTAAAAGATTTTAAGTTcacttttgttaattaattaataatgcAAAACACGTGATCACAACCTTGATTAAAACCCCATGATGTTATAGCCATCAGTTTATATAACTTGAGTTTTTCTTACCCATTTTCTAGCCAAACAAACCACAGTTTTGTAGCTAGTCACAACTTAAACACATTCAAATTACAATGACGGTACCACACCCTAGTACTCCCGCAATCCAAGGGTCTAACAGTTCTATTGCCATACAGAAAATAGACAGTATAGTACCAATAAAGCTGCAGCGTGAGAATTACCTCTTCTGGAAGTTGCTGTTTGAGGCTATCTTTAAGCGCTACATGCTCACCGGCATTGTTGATGGAAGTGAACCTTGTCCCTCAACTTTCTTGGCGGACGAGAAAGGAAATGATCGTGCAAATCTGGCCTTCGAcatttggcacgagaaggatcAGAGCACCATAGCCTTGAAGAAAGCAACCATCTCTGAAGATGTTCTACCACTGACAGTTGGATTAACTTCTTCACGCGATCTTTGGCTGAACCTGGAGAAAAGATTTGGAGTTGCAGGTGTGTCTTCAGACTATCGGAGAAAACTGGCTGCTGCTTCTTTGGCCACTACTGATGTTTGTGATGCAAATGCTGTTCTTTTGGAGAGTGGAGAGTTGCGCCTTGTGCCGCCGATATTTCAGAAATATGGAAAACGTGAAGCATTTTCAGGCCCCATTGTGACGGTCAAGGTGTTTGAAGACAATACTCTGATAGTGGAGCTTCTCGCAACGAAAGGCGAGGgaagggttttggttgttgatGGTGAAGGAAGCTTGAGGCGTGCCGTTACCGGAGGAATGTTGGCGAAGTGTGCCGAAATTATGGGATGGTCTGGGATTGTGATAAATGGGTGCATCAGAGATGTTGATGAGGTAAATGGATGTGAGATTGGTGTGAGAGCTTTGGCAACTTGTCCTGTGAGACCAGTCAAAAGTGATGGTGGCCAAAAGCATGTTCCTATCAACATTGGAGGAGTCTGGATTCATGAAGGAGAATGGTTGTATGCAGATGGTGAtggcatcctcatctccacatCTCAATTGTCTATTTGAATCCCCATAAATGTTTGTTTGCTTCGTATCTTAAATTTTTAAGCCCGGCCATTAAGACTAATCAAGGGGAAATGCACTTCTTTTCTCCCTTCCACGCTCATATTTATTTCTAGATCTAAACAccccaataaataaataaggacgtgcaaaattagaaaataaaccTTAAATGCATTTGGATTCGTTGTATTTTATGTATTCTGCTATTTGTGTGGCCTGTCAGTTATTGAAACAGTTACAACATCAATGAGTTTTGTCTTCTTTCGATAAGAAATTTCACCATATGATCGATTGGACATCATCTCTCATCACCGGAAATTATCGAAACAGAGCTCTTGGATCGCTTAGGAGACTGAGGAGAAAGAGGTCCACTGCCTCGTTTATcatgaaaaatgataaaaaaaataaaaggaaaaatttgaattcctacaatttttctatatcatttaaattaaacatctgtgtcttt encodes the following:
- the LOC126616654 gene encoding putative 4-hydroxy-4-methyl-2-oxoglutarate aldolase 3; protein product: MTVPHPSTPAIQGSNSSIAIQKIDSIVPIKLQRENYLFWKLLFEAIFKRYMLTGIVDGSEPCPSTFLADEKGNDRANLAFDIWHEKDQSTIALKKATISEDVLPLTVGLTSSRDLWLNLEKRFGVAGVSSDYRRKLAAASLATTDVCDANAVLLESGELRLVPPIFQKYGKREAFSGPIVTVKVFEDNTLIVELLATKGEGRVLVVDGEGSLRRAVTGGMLAKCAEIMGWSGIVINGCIRDVDEVNGCEIGVRALATCPVRPVKSDGGQKHVPINIGGVWIHEGEWLYADGDGILISTSQLSI